CGAGAGAAGTGTTGATTCCGTTGTGAGGCGTTGAGAGAAACTGGACGTGGATGAAAATTGAGGGCCGGAGCAAGTTGCACCCCACCTAGTTCTACCACGGACCTGCCGCTGCCACTGATTGGTCAGACGCGTGGCAGCTTCCTCTTTGATCTCAAAGACCACTGCGGAAACGACTTCGCCTGCAGACTATTGTATCCGCTCAATCTATTCGAGATAATCCCGGAGAATTCACGACTCATCATGGACGAACTCAATCTATCAGCTGAAGCCGCGGAGGGTCTGAAGAATCTGTCGGTCCGCGACAGGCAAGAGCTCCAACAATTTGTTGCTCAAGAAACACAGAAGGCGCAAATCCAGTCAGGTATGTTGCCATCATTCCAATCGCATACATTTGGATACATGTCCATCGAAGAGAGCTTGCATCTACTAATTCATTCATTGTATCTAGCTGTGCACATGCTCACCGACAAATGCTTCAAGAAATGCATCACCTCCAAAATCACATCCGGCGCCCTCGACCGATCAGAAGAGCCCTGCATGCGGAATTGCGTGGATAGGTTCATGGACGCTAGTGGAGCGGTCATCCGTCACTTGGAGCAGATGAGGCAATAGATCGCGGATGAGAGGCCTCGCATGTCAATGATGGGTGTACGATAGCGTGGGTGTGGGTGTGGGcgtgggagggaggaggacaCTACAGCGATGCTGCAAGAGCAATGGGCCCGGGCAATGAAACGCCGCTCAGCTGGATGGATTCTTGACGTGGACAGGAAGCATGGCATATGGACACTGCAGTTTAGAGATGCTGCAAGCGCAACGGACTCGAGCAATGAAACACCACTCAGTAAGACGAAGACTGGAGGTGAACAGGAAGCATAGCAGAAGGGCCTGGTAAGATGTACAGACACTCAAAGGACAATTCGCATAACACGGCCTGGCAACTCAGCAGTACCCTCGAAAGCAACGGATCATGCACTGCTCCATGACACCTACGATCGGACAGATGATTTAGTAGATCGGTCCAAACAACAGTATATTTATACCAGCAGGAGACACTGAGTAGGCACAGACAAATCGTTAACCAGACTGGGCACTCGTCACATCATGTATGAGCGAGTGAACAGCGACAACGCAATCACAAAATAAAGAGAGCTAGAGTGGAGGGCGAAAGGCTTGATAGCATGGCAGTGGTATGATAGACTGTATACCATATACCGTCGAGCGTCTGGTATACCCGGCAAATATGAACTCCGATTTTCCCAAACCCCGCGAGCGACTGATGCTCGAACGCCGGTGACGAATGCAAGTCAaagccttcctcctcatTTTTGGTGTGTCGTTTAGACAATGGCGAGCTTGGTAGCCGCAATGTCGAGGGCATCGACATCTGGGGTCAAGCGGGCGAAAGCCTTCTTGGAGCCGTCTGGTCTGTTCTTGCGTTAGTGTCCATCGTATACATCTTCAATCCTCAGGTATGCCATACCGGATCATGGTGTTGATCTTGATGCAATCAACGTCGTAAAgcttcttcaacgcctccTTGATCTGCCTCTTGTTCGCCTTGACGTCGACAATGAAGACAAGGGTGTTGTTCTCCtcaatcttcttcatcgcgCTCTCGGTGTTGAGCGGGTGGATGATGATCTTGCCGGCATCGAGACGAGGCTGCGAAGGGACCGACTTGCGCGGGTATTTCGGTGCGCGCGAGAGGGTGAGGGTCTTCGGGAGGTGGAACGAGGTGCTCTTGCGGACCTTTGTCGTCTTGTGCGAGTTGACCTGTAGAACAGGCCGTCAGATGATGGGAGCTCTGACACGCCTCAAGGTGATGTGTAAGAAGGGCTGCTTACTCCGCGCAGTGTCGCTTTGGCCGCTGCGTTGGCCTTTGCGGACGGCTTGCTGGGCTTGCCCTTGCCTGTGCGTATTTTGTCAGTActgaagatgaggaggtAATTGTGTGCGCGGGCGATATTGTGGTGCCTGAAACTGTAATTCCACGCCGCTCGAGTGAGATCTCTTACTGGTCTTTGCTGATGGAGCCATTGTGTTATCGGCGTGGGCTGCTGTGGTGCTTCGTGCGTGGAGTCGGGAATCGTTGTCTGCGAGTGCGAATATTGCGAAAGTGTGTAGAAATTCGCTTAGCTAGCGTGGAGTATTTCCCGAGGTTCTACCGGTGGACTTGCTTCCTTTGGTCCCTCGCTCGTCTTCACCTCACTCACACGATCTGGTCACAATGCGTGGCTACGCCCGAAAATGCGTCAACAACCATTGCTTCGACCGCCTTTGCAAGAGGACTCCTTGGCTACGCGGCATCTGCGACCACAAGTCTCCTGGATGGTGGCAAATCAAGTGCGGCGGTGGGTGTTGATCGCAGTAGACTTCACTCCTTCATTGTTCCTGCATCACGTTGCAACACCACGCACGCATTCACAGGGTTGAGGAACACTACCACAGAGGAAAATGTAGCTATGGGCTGCCTCTGTTGTCGCGGCTATCACGCTCGCAAAACCTCCTCAATCACCCTCGCCGCTCCCAaaaccttctcctcctccaacctctGCCCAATAATCTGCACACTAAGCGGCAGTCCATGCATCGCCTCCGGATCAAACAAACCCCAATTGAACGCATCGGTCTCATTCCTCGCCTGATAGCCTGCAACACTCGGCTCAGTCTTCGCAGGATCAACTTTCCGATCAATCTCTCCAAATGGCAACACAACCACCGTGTAATCCAGCAGATTCCACACCTTCGTATACCCGACCCACTTGCAACTCCGATGCGGGACGCTTGAATGCGGCATCGTTGGTGTGAGCAAGACGTCTACCCGACGACCTGTCTTGGGACAGCGAATCCGATTCCATTTTTCGAGGTAGGCTTTTTGAGCCGCGCGTTTCTGCCTGTTCAACGCCCAGTACTCGTAGACGGAGATGGCGGGCGCACGGGTGATGAAGTTTTCGACGTGCGGGAGGAATGGTTCGCCGCCTGCGGAGACAGATGCTCGGATGTCCTCGCCACCGTCGGCGGTATAGTATCGATCCTGGGAGTAGGTCAGTTCTGCATTTCGTCTTTGCAACAGACATTTCATGCGACGCTATCAGACTGACCATGATGTCGACACACTCTTTGTGCCCTTCGTCCGTCCATGCCACGGTAATATGTCCCGCAGCCTCCAACTTTTTCACGGCTTCGAGCAGTACCCTCTCGACTGGAGGATGGACTTTGACGTGTCCGTCATCGACCATCACGCCGATCACCAGCGGTCGTGTCTGGATGTCAGCatactcctcctctcgccaCGGCAAAGGATGACACGTCGGATCCCGTTCCCACGGCTTCGCTCCGATCACAAGTCGAGTGGCCTGTTCGATCGAAGCCAGCGATCTCGCCATCGGACCTACAACAGAGGGGACATGTTCCTGACCGGAAGTCGAGACTTGGCATCCTTCATATGGCAGTCGACCACTCTATTGACCACGTCAGTCCCACGCATGCACAGCATCGATACCGGCAGACAACAAGGCACGCGACAATCAAAACTCACACTCGGCTTCAACGCATACAATCCCATCATATGCGCCGGAATCCTCACACTGCCCCCAATATCCGTTCCCCACCCGACCATCGACCCCCTCTCCGCCAACAacacgccctctccacccGATGACCCACCCGGCGTAAGCCTCGCATCCCGCGGGTGGGTAGTCAGTCCAAACAGCGGATTCTCCGTCTCGCACCACATGATTGACTGAGGGAGATTCGTCTTCGCAATCACCACGGCGCCGAGAGACTGCAGGATGTCCACGAGTAGAGCGTTGGAGGTGGCGGGTTGGAACGAGCGGGCGACGTAGCCGAGAGTTGTGTCTGTGCCGGTAATGTCGAATTGGTCTTTGAGGGACATGGGGATGCCGTGGAGGGGACCAATGGGTCGGGTGGTTGTGGTGAGGTGGGTATCTAGTTCTGTTGCTCGTTGGAGGGCGGAGGCGAACATGATTTCTGAGACGAAAAGTTAGGTGTGCTGGTGGAGAGTCGAAGTCTTGCTGGTATCGGATATGCATACCGGTGAGGCAGTTCGACTGTTAATCTCCAAGTCTCATCAGTCTTACATGTTCGTGAGCGCAAGTATCTGAGCCAACTGACCTTCTTATGCGCTTTGCACGCTCTACAAAACATGTCAACCAAGCTGCAGCACAAACCCATTTCCCAATCACTGCACGACGCACCTCAAAATGCTCGCCTTGACAACATCGCAAGTCTTCAATTTTCCACCCGCAATCCGTGCCGCTAATTCTTCCACATCGTCAATCTTGGTAACAGTATCATCGTCGACACCTTTCTCCTGCAAGAACGGATCGACAAGGTGATTGCGGAGCAGTCGTTTCTCAGCGACAATGGACTGCCAGTCTGTTCCAGCCGCGATGCCTGCGACCATTGTCTTCCTTTGGAATGATCAGAGAGCGAGTAACGGTTGGCTTTGGTGGTCGAATTGATGTTTTGGGACCGAAGCTCCGAGATGCGATCGTGCTGGGTCCGCAATAGCCGCCAACGTGGTGGGGCTGGCTGGGGTCAGTAGATGGCCTATCTTTGGCCGTATCGCTTCGAACATGCGCGGATTTGATGGAAAGATAATCCTGTATGAATGCAAGGTGAATACGAGAGTCGCGATGCAAGCGGTCCTCGCGAGTCAATTGTCGTGCATTGGCTCGGTAGACGAGATATATGTTCTTCTCCTCGGAGTATTCTTACATTCGGCACCATGCCAATCGCGGTAATGTGCGTCTCTCGCTCGCTGTCATGTCGTAGCATATCGCCTGAATACTGTCGCTTGGAAAACATCGCCACACGCTGAATCGTATCAAAACAGAAAGATCTTATCGGCAATCGACCCAAACAGCTCCCACCAAGAAGCCTTCATATTATCCTTCGCCCAGACAGACTTCAGGAAATCGTCCATCATAGGTAGGTTTCCAAAAGACAGATACGAAAGCGACGGAGAGAGCGCTTCCGTGATGATTCGTTGGTCGTCAGGACTGATGCAATGAGCGCCGATGACCAGGATGGGCAGGATCACACAGTGGGAGAGCATGCCAGGTAGCACATGGTTGGCGAGGAGAGCTACGCCGCGCTGGCTGAGGGCTTGGACTTTGTCGTCGTCCAGCGTCCGTTGTCGCAGAGCACGTTCGAGATAGATCAGTCCGGAGATTTGGTAGAATGTGCAGAAGGTGTCCCACTTCTGTGCGCTCAGATCAGCACCCACAAGGGCTTCCGGACCGTACTGAGTGGCTTGCAAGGCTGCTTCGAACGTTGAGATGGACTCTTCGACAAATGATGGGATTGCTGATCCTGATGGTCGAGAGTTGACGGCACTGCCCAGAGTCGCCATGCGCGTgtggatgtcgagaaggctgAAGAACCTGTCACCGTCGGGAAGTTTACCCCACCAGGCTTGGACGTTTCCGAACATACGCCATATCGAGGGGTCAAAGTAGGGTGTCTCACCAGACAAGAATGCATGCACTAAATCCATGGTCGTAAAGACGGAGAGCAGATGGGCTCGCAACCCTTGCTCTTGAAGCATCTTGGTCATAGTGTTCGACCAGCGGTTCAGCATCGCAAAGCCGCCTTTGAGGTGGAACATGGATGCGTTCAGATCTCTGCTGGGCTCTATCATACCATCCAGCATGCACAGCAAAACATTGATAGTAAAGAGATCCTGGGCGGCATCGTCGGACTCGACTCCGAGGGCCAGTCGCTGGCGGAAGCTGGAGATGGCTGCATGACGCGCTTTGCTTCGGACCACTGCTGTGTTGCTCACTGTGCATTTCGACAAAAACGAGTGGTGAGACCTTGCAACGGCAAGGACTGTCTGGTGGAGTGGCACGTCCTTGGAGACGAGCTCCCAGTCGACCGGAATGGACTCCTCTCCGAGCTGAAACCGCGGGAGAACGGCAGTGCTGAAGTGACCGACGAGAGAGAAGTCGTCCAGATCGAGTGAAGATGGTGACGGTGGAATGATCGTAGGTGATCGGCGTGTAGAAGTCGGAAGCGAAAGACTACGAGCGTACGCTCTGCTCTTTGTCACCACCGACAACGTACTCGAGCTTCCTACAACGTCGGGGTTCGTACCGGGAGCGTTGCGGCCACGCAGCGCAGTGCCACCGACCCATTTGACAGGAGGCGCTCCATAGCTGCACTGCTCATCGCCGCAACGTCCACACGACGGTCTTGACAGGTCACATTTGACCCTCTTCTTGCGACATTGCCAGCAAGAGCCCTGCCGAGACAATTTGTGTCAGCTTTGGATCACGCGGCGATCAGTGCGTGCATGGTACAAACTTCTGATATTCGCGTACGTCGAGCGGCCGCCATTGTTCAGAGCCATAGTCAGCGTGTATTTCGTGTCGCTACGCCAGACTGCATGATACGCTGTGCGAGGAGCAGCGACCCGATGGCCGTTGACCTGTCGTTGGTTGATGTTGTGGAAAGGTAAGGTTCGGAACAGTAGAACTAGTTCGCAGCTGCTGCTCGAGCTGTCAAGCTTTGTCAGCCAAGACCACAGGGCAGCCTTGCAAGGTACAGGGTACCACAGACTTCTTTGTTCTCTTCTCTCTTTGCTCCATTGTACTTCATGCCAACATGCGATCCAGGTCGGTTCAAGCAGTGTGGGAGTGCTCCTGAAGAGAGTCGAGTCCTGACTCGGTCCTCTCGCCTGGGGCCTGCACCACACACAGCGGAAGCCATCACCATATTCTCCGGGTACGAGCCGGCAAGCCTTCCACCCGCGGCGCAAGGTCTCCAAAATGACAGCGCCGAAAATGACAAGCTGGTTCACCATGGAGCGTCGCCGGAGACATGAGTAAATTTCAGAGTGTGCAGGTCGAGTCTCGTTCAAGCGCTGTGTAAAGCGCATTGATACCACATATGTACTGTTTGTTGAACGTATCGCTCATCGCCACCATGTGTCAATCTGTTTCGAACGCATCTCGCAAACGCCGGTAAGGAGTGTACAGTTGCAGCATTGCAACCCCAAAAACAAATCGGTCCAAATCAAATCAGCCTCTCACCAGCAGCTCGCCTCAGACGTCTGcccttcccttccctcctTCAGTCAGTCGTCCTAGACCGACCCCTTCTCCTCAACAACCACCCTCTCAACCAGCACGCCACCActcttcttcaccttcttcgccttgcgATACCGCTTGCCAGCCTTCCAGCTCTCCACAAGCGCCACGAAGATGACCACGCTGCCAAACACCAACCCCCACTCCCACGTCAACGGCAAGTGCCTAAACACAACTTTGTTTATGAACGGAACATAGATAATCGGAAATGGAGTGACCAAACCCGCCATGACCGCCCagaagaggaacttgttCTTCGTAACGGTGCTGAAGAACGACAAGCCTTTGCGGGAGTCCTCGGCTGGGTACATgttgaagagggagaggtcaAGATGTTTCGCTTCCCAGGCCATGATCGAGAGGAGGACGGTGAGGATGCTGTAGGCTGTGCCGCGAGCGCGGTATGGGAGGTCACAGGTGTCGTTGTAGCTGTGGTTGCAGTCCGTCCCCAGGTCTCCGTCGCCAACGCCGTAAGCGACGATGCAGAAGGAAGCGAGACAAAGACTGCCCATGCAAGTGCCGTACACGAATTTGTCGACGATGAGTTCTTTAGTGAACACGCCTGCTTTCAAGCTGTGCGGTGGACGAGT
This genomic interval from Zymoseptoria tritici IPO323 chromosome 8, whole genome shotgun sequence contains the following:
- a CDS encoding 60S ribosomal protein L25, translated to MAPSAKTSKGKPSKPSAKANAAAKATLRGVNSHKTTKVRKSTSFHLPKTLTLSRAPKYPRKSVPSQPRLDAGKIIIHPLNTESAMKKIEENNTLVFIVDVKANKRQIKEALKKLYDVDCIKINTMIRPDGSKKAFARLTPDVDALDIAATKLAIV